In one Gallus gallus isolate bGalGal1 chromosome 20, bGalGal1.mat.broiler.GRCg7b, whole genome shotgun sequence genomic region, the following are encoded:
- the CDK5RAP1 gene encoding mitochondrial tRNA methylthiotransferase CDK5RAP1 isoform X4: MSMTRRLLGLSCRRAATPGQRKQMRDKAEQTIWNRLQHLKALKARRHQACLPLRIGILGCMAERLKEEILHREKLVDIVAGPDAYRDLPRLLAMAESGQQAANVLLSLDETYADILPVQTSAGGKTAFVSIMRGCDNMCSYCIVPFTRGRERSRPIASILQEVKMLSDQGVKEVTLLGQNVNSFRDMSEVQFQSAAAPVLSRGFSTVYKTKPGGLRFAHLLDQVSRIDPEMRIRFTSPHPKDFPDEVLQLIQERHNICKQLHLPAQSGSTRVLEAMRRGYTREAYLELVQHVRNTIPGVSLSSDFIAGFCGETEEDHQQTVSLLREVRYSIGFLFAYSMRQKTRAYHRLQDDVPADVKQRRLEELITVFREEAARANEAMVGQSQLVLVEGPSKRSASELCGRNDGNIKVIFPDADTEDAGGCKALVRAQPGDYVLVKVTSASSQTLKGVLLCRTTLSRSAACH, translated from the exons GGACAAGGCTGAGCAGACTATCTGGAACCGCCTGCAGCACCTCAAGGCTCTGAAGGCCCGGCGGCACCAGGCGTGCTTGCCTCTCCGCATTGGGATTCTAG GATGCATGGCTGAGAGGCTTAAGGAGGAGATTCTGCATAGGGAGAAGCTGGTCGATATTGTGGCAGGTCCGGATGCATATCGGGACCTTCCCCGGCTGCTGGCCATGGCTGAATCTGGGCAGCAAGCTGCTAATGTCCTGTTATCACTAGATGAGACTTATGCAGATATTCTGCCTGTCCAGACTAGCGCAGGTGGCAAAACAGCATTTGT ATCCATCATGCGGGGCTGTGACAACATGTGTAGCTATTGCATTGTGCCCTTCACCCGTGGCCGTGAAAGGAGCCGCCCCATTGCGTCCATCCTGCAGGAAGTGAAGATGCTCTCAGATCAG GGAGTGAAAGAAGTGACCCTTTTGGGTCAGAATGTCAACAGCTTCCGAGACATGTCTGAGGTGCAGTTTCAGTCAGCTGCTGCCCCAGTCCTCAGTCGTGGCTTTAGCACTGTCTACAAAACTAAACCAGGAGGCTTGCGTTTTGCACACCTTCTAGACCAGGTCTCTAGAATTGATCCAGAAATGAGGATTCGTTTCACTTCTCCACACCCCAAGGATTTCCCTGATGAG GTCCTGCAGCTTATCCAGGAGCGACACAACATCTGCAAACAACTTCACCTCCCAGCCCAGAGTGGGAGCACTCGAGTCCTGGAAGCCATGCGACGGGG ATACACAAGAGAAGCATACTTAGAGCTTGTACAGCATGTGCGCAACACCATTCCAG GAGTGAGTTTAAGCAGTGATTTCATTGCTGGTTTCTGTGGGGAGACGGAAGAAGATCATCAGCAGACTGTGTCCTTGCTGAGGGAAGTCCGCTACAGCATAGGCTTCCTCTTTGCTTATAGCATGAGACAG AAAACCCGGGCGTATCACCGGCTGCAGGATGATGTGCCTGCAGATGTAAAACAGAGGCGACTGGAGGAGCTCATCACTGTCTTTCGAGAGGAGGCTGCAAGGGCAAATGAGGCAATGGTGGGCCAGTCCCAGCTGGTGCTGGTGGAGGGG CCCAGCAAGCGCTCTGCCTCTGAGTTGTGTGGGAGGAATGATGGCAACATCAAGGTGATCTTCCCTGATGCCGACACAGAGGATGCTGGGGGCTGCAAGGCTCTGGTCAGAGCCCAGCCTGGGGACTATGTTTTGGTGAAG GTAacctctgccagctctcagACCTTGAAGGGAGTTCTGCTCTGTCGTACGACCCTCTCCCGCTCTGCAGCTTGTCATTGA
- the LOC101750367 gene encoding BPI fold-containing family B member 4 isoform X2, whose protein sequence is MVFCPLVNAWFSIVNAELQLLNRVVPFGLLGKLHSALSSLPLTSEHSMDLDLQKSPFPAVFIDWLLRTAGIDPSSGQ, encoded by the exons ATGGTG TTTTGCCCATTAGTGAATGCTTGGTTCAGCATCGTCAACGCCGAGCTGCAGCTTCTCAACC gcGTTGTCCCTTTTGGACTCCTTGGGAAGCTCCATTCTGCACTCTCCAGCCTGCCGCTGACCTCGGAGCACTCCATGGATCTGGACCTGCAG AAATCCCCATTCCCAGCTGTGTTCATCGATTGGCTGCTGCGCA CTGCAGGCATCGACCCCAGCAGTGGGCAGTAG
- the LOC101750367 gene encoding BPI fold-containing family B member 4 isoform X1, with amino-acid sequence MVFCPLVNAWFSIVNAELQLLNRVVPFGLLGKLHSALSSLPLTSEHSMDLDLQVRPRWCCGLWVRPHPTPLLSPPSCTHSSPRSL; translated from the exons ATGGTG TTTTGCCCATTAGTGAATGCTTGGTTCAGCATCGTCAACGCCGAGCTGCAGCTTCTCAACC gcGTTGTCCCTTTTGGACTCCTTGGGAAGCTCCATTCTGCACTCTCCAGCCTGCCGCTGACCTCGGAGCACTCCATGGATCTGGACCTGCAGGTACGGCCCCGCTGGTGTTGCGGGCTGTGGGTTcggccccatcccacccctctcctttccccaccttcctgcactcacagctctccTCGTTCGTTGTAG